From Aegilops tauschii subsp. strangulata cultivar AL8/78 chromosome 5, Aet v6.0, whole genome shotgun sequence:
ATGCCCTTGTCCGGACGGTGCATGCCAAGGGATAAACACAGCAATGAATAATGATAATAATACGTTACGTACGCACTCATATGTCTTGCAGCGAAAAATAGCTGTGTGTGCCCCGAATATATATTCTGATGCCACGACACAGTGTACGTACGTGCAATGCCAGCGTGTACGTACCTTCATTCTTGCCATTTGCAGCcttaatgcatgcatgcatgcatgccctACAAGTTAGTTACTCCAGTATATGCCGATTAAGCAAGTATGGCTTATACTGAAGTTCCATGGCACTGTGGTACGGCTAGAATTAGGTGTTGCAGCCTTGGTTCAGTACAAAGCAAAGCATGTTCTTCGTCCCAAGGACAGATGTCACAGTGTCCATCCtcgtgctctctctctctcctggcTAGCTCCATCTTTACTTTACAGCTGGGTGAGGAGTACAGAGAGGGCAAGGAGCTACAGGAGGAGTGAAAATTGACAAATCTAACCCTTTCTAAAACTTTGACACAAAATGAACCCGATCTTCTTTTCACAAAATGACCCGTTTTTGCATGACGCCCGAGGCTGGGCCTGGGGCGTCATGCAAATGGACCATTTAGTGGATTTTTTTCTGGGCCGGATCCATTTTAATTTATGCTAAAGTTTTAGAAAAGAGCCAGATTTGTCCATTTCCACACAGGAAGAGAAGGGCAGCATGcatggaggtggaggtggaggtggagctGATGATCTCCATCTAGGCTACTAGCCTAGCTTGCCAATAAGTCCCCTCACATGTGCAGTGGCGGAGGGCACGCATTTACGCCCTTGTTTTCCTTTTCGCTCGGGCATTCAATTCGATCGCACACTCTGAGTTCCGCTGCTACTTTTTGTTTATCATCTCCCTGCCTGCCTAGGCAGCTGCCCTGCCCCGCCCTCTATCTCGATCTTCCTCCCTTCATGCATGCACCTACTCATCGACCGATCCTTCTCTGACCATGACGCATCACGGGTCAAATTTTGTCTACCTCTAAACAAATAATAGTACGAGAGTCAAATTTTCTTCAGTAAACTATTGCCACTGTTGGACCATGTGCTCCTTCTCCATGCAAACTATACTATGTACGTACACTGAAACTCTAGAGTGTACTCGAAGTCGCTTCCTCTCGGTATAGTATAAATGTAGTACGTATAATGGAGGGGCATTAATCAGTTTACTGCCCAGGCAAGGCAATGGCGTTCACATGCATGCCCTGCCAAGTCCACAGACTGAAGAACTCTTTGATCAACCTTTTGGTGTGAGGTCATGGCTTGCATATGAGTGAGATAAGAGGGCCAGTTTTAATTAATTTATACCAGTAAAGTAAGCGGGAAAGTATTTTTATTACTAGGGTGGCGTGGTGCATGCAGAGATGCAGCAGTGCCCTTGCATGCATCGCAGCCAGGAGGGGAAGAAAAGGAAAAGGTCAATGCAGCGACGAGAGGACTTTACTGCTCCTGGACGCACGGGCATTTAACGCCGCTCCCTCACCGGCCGTGCGTTTCCAAGGCGTGGCAGCGCGCAGGATGCCATTTGCAGTACTAGGAGTTTCTTTGCTCTTTCGTTAACTGAAACCTTTACCAATTCGACAGGTATACATTTTTTTAAAACGAAGGCAAAAGATTTACCTCAACCATAGGACTGAGGTCAATTTCGATCACTGGAGCGAGGCCAGGGCCTTGGTCACCGAATGGTGCTTGAATTGATTTGTGCTTCTACCGCGGGTCAAAGCTCCGGTTGCCAAATCCCTATTTCTTTTTAAACTTCTTTCACCGAATGGATCTGGAATTTATAGAGGTCTGTCCCTCTATAACTGGGAGCTCGGTTCCTAATCGCTTACCACTTGGCAACCACTCCTTTTTTTCCTCCTCCGAAAAAGGGATTGCCCGGCCTCTGCATCACATGACAGCCATTTATTAAACATGAAATACGTTTAAGTCACGAGTGCTCGACAGTAAAAACAAATAAACGGAAAACATGACCGTAAGCGGTCAAATCCAAGATTAAATAGCTCATCCACGTAATTTACAAATAGCTCGCCAGCCAAACTGTTTGAACAAACCCTGCGCAACTGTTTCCAACCAGCTGCACCCAGAGGCCATAAGCATCCGCGCGTCCACACGCTGCAGTGATGACCACATACGAATTAAAGTTGTAGCTCTATTGATAACATGCAAGAAATTTAGAGAAGATGATCTTTTAAAGACGTAATGATTCTGGCAATTCCATATTGCCCAGAGAATAACACAAACTCGCACACGGATTTGGCCCTTCAACTTATGATGAAGACCACCTAACCAATTTTCAAACAAATTTGAAATACTCGTTGGTGGTGCTAAATTGTATGTAACATGAACCGCGTGCGCTAGATCAATGTAGTAAATGGACATGACAAAAATAAATGACGATTTGTCTCCTCCCGATCACAATAAAAACATTTATTGTTGCCTTGCCACTTAAGTTTAGCAAGGTTATCTTTGGTAAGAATTACACCCTCTGAAAAAACCACATGAAAACTTTGATCATGAAAGGAACCTTTGTTTTCCAAATGTGTTTTGTACAAAAATAGGTCCAGAATCCATAAGATCAGCATACATAGACTTCATAGTGAGGACACCATTAGTGGTTAACCTCCACTCAAATGAATCTGACATCTGAGTTGGATTAATTGATATCGATCAATCTAGGAACCAAATGGATCCACTTAGTCTATTTGTCGCCCAGTAATGCCCTGTGAAATTGGATATTCAAAGGGCTATCCCCAAGAACAGAGGCCACAATCCTCTTTTCTGAACACAATATCATACAAGGTTGACAATTGTAGAGCTAATGGAGTGTCACTAGGTATCTTCCCAAAAACTCGTCGATTGGCCTTCACCAATCTTAAAGGTgagggaaatatgccctagaggcaataataaagttattatttatttccttatttcatgataaatgtttattattcatgctagaattgtattaaccggaaacataatacatgtgtgaatatatagacaaacatagtgtcactagtatgcctctacttaactagctcgttaatcaaagatgattaagtttcctaaccatagacatgagttgtcatttgattaacgggatcacatcattaggagaatgatgtgattgacttgacccattccgttagcttagcacttgatcgtttagtatgttcctattgctttcttcatgacttatacatgttcctatgactatgagattatgcaactcccgtttaccggaggaacactttgtgtgctaccaaacgtcacaacgtaactggctgattataaaggtgctctacaggtgtctccgaaggtacttgttgagttggcgtatttcgagattaggatttgtcactccgattgtcggagaggtatctctgggcccactcggtaatacacatcactataagccttgcaagcattgtaactaatgagttagttgcgggatgatgtattacggaacgagtaaagagacttgcgggtaacgagattgaactggtattgagataccgacgatcgaatctcgggcaagtaacataccgatgacaaagggaacaacgtatgttgttatgcggtttgaccgattaaagatcttcgtagaatatgtaggagccaatatgagcatccatgttccgttattggttattggccggagacgtgtctcggtcatgtctacatagttctcgaacccgtagggtccgcacgcttaacgttcggtgacgatttgtattatgagtttatgtgttttgatgtaccgaaggtagttcggagtcctggatgagatcggggacatgacgaggagtctcgaaatggtcgagacgtaaagatcgatatattggacgactatatttggacatcggaaaggttgcgagtgattcgggtatttttcggagtaccggagagttacgggaattcgccggggagtatatgggccttattgggctttaggggaaagagagaggagaggctgcgtgcccccccaaggcctagtccgaattggactagggagaggggctgcgccccctctttccttctcttctcttttccctttccttatctcctactcctactacttggaagggctcctagttctactaggaaagggggaatcctactcccggtgggagtaggacttccctagggcgcgccatagagagggccggcccctcccctcctccactcctttatatacgtggccagggggcaccccatagacacacaagttgatctgttgatctctcccagccgtgtgtggtgcccccctccaccatattccacctcggtcatatcgtagcggtgcttaggcgaagccctgcgtcggtagcaacatcatcactgtcatcacgccgtcgtgctgacggaactctcccgtgaagctctgctggatcgtagttcgcgggacgtcatcgagctgaacgtgtgctgaactcggaggtgccgtacgttcggtacttggatcggtcggatcgtgaagacgtacgactatatcaaccgcgttgtgctaacgcttccgctttcggtctacgagggtacgtggacaacactctcccctctcattgatatacatcaccatgatcctgtgtgtgcgtaggaatttttttaaaattactacgttccctaacaaaATGAGCCTCTCTTAAAAAGGGATGACTTGACCTTCATCAAGCCCCTCCAAAACCTTTTTTTAGTTCCTCCATCTACAGATTTAAAGACCTTGATTTTTCTCTCTCAATAAGCTTTTTTAGGGATACTGATAACAAGGTTACCCGATTGGTAACCAAAGTCACTACCCGGTGACCAAACTCTTGTCCTTAGCAACATTACCTACTCTATCTAATGTTTTTCAACCAAATTGGCCATATCAACAGCAAAACAATAGTTCTACATCCTATACATATATGTTCTTTGCAGATCATCGCGACATCACTTGATTTTTTTGATAAAGGGTGAATTTCATTCACTCAAAATGAAGCATTAAGGGGATACAAACACAATGAACACACATTTGGCCTCTGCATAGTTAGGATGCACAAAGCcaacacacgcacgcacgcgtgcgcgcgcacacacacaacacacacaccgACAACTAGCAAAGTCAAACAACACCGAAGCTATGTAATGGTGTAGCAAAATGgaaaaaaaaacttcaaagcgATCAAAACAATGATCAACAAGCTACAACAACAACCATACCCGCATCAACCATTCTTAGCATCACAATAAAAATGAAGTATCACTTGATAACTCACTTATGAAATATTTGGACATTGAATACCCCACACATTGTTGCAGGAACGTTTTGCAATATATTTCAATGAGATTTGATTGTATGCAACATGAATACTTGAATTAATAATAtgaagaaaaaaaaataaaaatacatACGATTTATTGTTCTCGATCATTTTATAGTTGTAAAATTTATTAAATATAAACAGCATAACATAATTGAATTTCACATGCATGTTGCATGTTAAGGTGGTTTTTTCTATGCATGGTTGCATTGTTGTGGTGGACCTTTTCCCATGCATGTTGCATGCTGAGGTGACATACTCGCATGTTGAGATAAATAGATTAGTGGGGGCTAACTATTTAAATATAAAATTGTTGTGGTGGACCTTTTCGCATGCATGTTGCATGCTGAGGTGGCATACTTGCATGTTGAGACACTCAATTATTCATGCGTTAACTGAATTCTAACAGTAGTGCAGAACAACCCATATGAAATGGATTATCCCGATTGGTTACAAATATCGTCAGCAAAGAAACCTCTTGGATGGTTTTTTAGGTGCAATTTGCCAACTAGGCGATCCTATTCAAAATCGAAGATGATACATTGTCTCCTTCGATTTAACATAAAACATGTTTGAGATGTATCCGGACGGTTATTTTCGTGAAACCATTTAAGATGCTCAATTTCGTAGACGCTTTCAGGATTGTAACCGACAATGATGTGTCTGGGAAGTCCTTCTATTCGGGGAGACAACTTTCCATTTTGACTCAGTCCAAGATAATGGGCAGATCGACTCTAAGTCAAGTTTGAGATAATGCAACTATATTCATACATCTTTTAATTTAGGTTTCCGGTCTACCCGCATATAGTTTTTGAAAcagaggcaaaagctttgcctcatcttATTAATAAAGAATAAGAGAGTTGCCcggttaattaacagaaaaccgGGCAAAAACTGTTACAACATGCCCATACAGGACACACAGGCGACCTGGCCACCCGCACAAGAACGCACCCACGCCGCCGAGAAGAAAAGTATCGTCGAGGTTGCAACCCGGCGTCATCGTCATCACACCTCCATGAGGGCGACTCCGACTCCATCATCGACGACCACCGAAGAAGCCCTCACCGCAAACAAGCGTTGAGGCCTGCGCCAGTCGATGCCAAACAGTCAGCCACACGCGCCGGCGACCAGACAACTCCGATTCTATCGCCGAGCATCCCAGGGGAAAAGCGTTGGGTTTGCGCTGAGCCAGCGCCAGAGCTGACCACCCGTCTCGTGTCATCGTCACTGCAAGGGCCCCTCTTCAGCAGCTCCGACTTCAGGAAGACAAAGCGGGGCACGGCGACCCCTCGAACACGCCGGAAGAGACCGACTACCAAGACCCATCTGCAAGCCTGCTCCGCTCGAAACTGCCATCGTTGCCACACAAGAAGCCGCGGCAACACCCACATTGCCGTACGGGCACCAGCCGACCGCAATGTCGCGAGCGACCCGAACCTAGTTCCTTTCTGTTCAAACAAGCATGTACAAGGAGTGACAATATACTCTTCACAATTGCACTACAATCGAATATCAAACGGACTATCTCGATCGGTTCCAAATACCTTCACCAAAGGAACCtctctcaaagtttttcttggtGGAAATAGACCGACTAGCCGATCCTATACTATGAGATGGTACATTATTTCTGACGACTTGTGACAAAACTTGTTCGAGATGTATCTCGGACGGTTATTCCTGTGAAACCATTTGAGATAAGCTCAGTTTCTTAGACGCTTTTGGATTTGTAACCGACAACGATATGTCTGAGATAATTCTCTATATTGACTCGTCCGTGATAACGGAGCACGCGACGAGCCTGTAATTGTCTCTAAGTGCCGACTAAGCATGTGCGTGTCTCTGAAGAACGACCGTGCAGAGAGCGCAATGCTTCATTGTGACCTAAATAAAAAGACATTAATTATCACTAGTAAGGTACGCTACCCCCTAAAGGATGCCATCGTGCATGCTTCAACACAAGAGGAACAACAGAGCAATTACTTTGACCGTATTCATAGCCGAACTAGCTAGTGTAGCAGTGCGATCTTTTCATGATGAGCTACCATCAGAGGCAGCAAGGGGACGCATTGGAGCTTAACTCTCGTGCGAGATTCCATGGCTGAGCCTGTCACAGATCGCCGTCATAAAGGGAAGAAAAATTAGGTCAGGTGTCTTCTTAATTAGTTTTTATTTTAGGGTAATCACGTGTTTCATTGATGACAAATATGATGAATACAACGCACGCACGCGGTACCAATCAGAAGGGTCGAGAGCAAACATGTGTCCAATTTTTTTTTACGAAAaaaccaaagaaaagaaaaatacaCATGAATCATTAGTTAATTCTGCAATAGCCGTCGTCACCGCTGAATGTCGCTGGATTCGAAGGAGAACCATAGCCCATGAGGGCGCTATGAGTCGATGAAGAAACTTGCCATCGGCGAAGCCTTTGCCGCTGTGGCGTGTGGACCAGAGAACGTCCCCATTCCCCTCGAATACCGAAACCATCGTCAGCCGTCGACGTTGTCGAGGCTGAGCACCAGATCCGCTGCCTTCAATCCACAAGCCCAAATCTGGAACCACCATTTTCACTTGCCCACTGGTGACATCGCGCATAACGCCAGCCACCAGCCGAACACCTAAAACCGTCGACCAAAAAGATAGACGGGAGACCGAGCCCACCAGCTCCTCGACGCCCCCATGGACGCCGTCGAGACGGGACTGGAGCCCGGGCATTATTCTTGGATGCGTCGTTCCTATTGTAATTAGTTTTTATAAGAGCTGGTTGGAATATATATACGATGCTAccgaatattttttgaaaaaaaaatggtGGGCTCGGTCACATACATGTGGGATCGTAGACTTAATTTGCAAGTCTAAATGACATTTCTTTCCCCTTCCAAGTCCCTTCTTTGTGTAGTTATATGTCAGGTAAATAAATCATATTGTGTACTCTGCGCAAACAGAGCAAGAGTTACAAAAGAGCCTCTTGGGAGCACTTCAAAGGATTCACAAGTATGGGAACAGGAAAAAAAATCGGTTGCCATGATCATGTATCCAGCAAATATTTGAAAACACTAGAAATAAACAGTATATCTACGTTGTTTGGTTGCAACACATGACAAATGCATGCTTTTTCTGTAGGGATCAGGCGTGCATGCCATGGTAAATTAGTAATCATAGAAATAAAAATATCTGAGTGTTTGGACTCGGTGAAAATTATCTTGTAACTAAGTGGACAGTGGTGGCCCATAAGAAAACAATCCTAAGGTTTATAATCCTACAAACCAAACAATGTTTGTACTGAATGTTCCAAAGGATCAAAACCCAAAATATCTCTGAAAttcatttgaatcaaggaggTCCCTCAGCAATAACTTATATACATACACATAAATGTAAAACGATATGTAAGACGCATGTTCCATATGTATGTAGTGACACATCATATGGAATTTACGAGTAATGTGGTCCTTTCTGTTTTTAAATCAGAAATGCTTGTTCTCAAATGGGCACACATGTGACCATGTTGAGCAGTCTTATATTGCACTTTGAGATATATATGACATTTTTTATTCAATAAATAGGATACTAAATTCATCCACATAGACAAATTGAGCAAATATTTATCTAAAACCATAAGATGACAAGTTCCATATATTTAGATTGTCAAGTTAGCACCGAAAATATAAATATGTTAACTATCGTTGTCCCTAAAAGAATTCAATATATCAGCTGAAGTAAAGAAAGGATCCGGTACAACATGTGATTTTCAAGCATTAAATGGCATCAAATAAATGCATGACAGCTCTATGTCTAGTTGAGTCAAATATGAAAAGATTTGAGCACATATACTAGCTAGTACCATTTTAATGTGGTGGTTCTTCCAGATGTAAATTTGGGAACTTCAAGCCTTCCACTCATTTTGATATGTTAAATATTGCAGAAATTACAAACATGCATGATTCACAAATGAGATCCCAGTTTAacccgaacatttttattttgagGGACTTGGCTTTGCATTTGGGAACCTCATGGAAGAACCAAATATGTTTATATAATATTAACCTTATCTTTACCAAATTATCCAAAATTAAAATTTCCGATAACAGGTTCGTTTGATGCATCTGATCTTGAAAACAAGATATTGTTAGAAATCAATTAAACCTCCACTTAACTGCATATGATCAGTGTCAATCAAACTTGAAACAAATACTACATGAAAACAAGATACAAAATGATTTATTTCAGCTCGATGAGAGAAATGACTAATGAGGTAAAATTAATATAAAAAGTATACTTTAAGTAAGTAATTATAAATTAAGCATCTATATAGATCTTTCTTTTATAAGATGTACATTTCTTTCTTTATCCCTCCTGCACGATCCATTTAGGACATGATCAGTTTCAAACCCTAATTAACATCGCAAAGAGCAACTAATTAAAATCTAAAACGATTAAGCAAACTGGACGGACTCCCAGCTCGATCTAAATCACCGAGGATTAATCAGAACTATAGCCCCCGGCCTTTTGTTGTTTCTGCTCAACTACTCGATCGGCGATCACGCCTTTCTTAAATTTTGTTCTTGCTCTCGTCGATGAATTCCCGGTTGGTACGCGCGCGCCGTACTTAGAAGAACTCACTGGGGTCCCCTAGTGGCACCACGTCGTCCATGAGTCCCGCCTCGCCGTGGCCCATGCCGTCGTCAAGAAGCCAGTTCTCCAGCATGGAGAACGCCGGCGGGGCGCCGCCGGCCCCGGCGCCGGCCAGCTTGCTCGTCTCGGTCGAGCCCTCGGGGGTCTGCGCTGCTGCCGCCCCGGCCGCGCCGCCGCTGTGACTCGCCGACGCGGACGCCGCGCCGTCCCAGGAGCACTGTGGCTGCTGGCGGGTCGTCGCCGTAGTGGACGACGTCGACCCCGACGCCTCCGGCCCCTTGCTGCTGCTCCCGGGGCGCATCCAGCCCTCCAGTAGTCGCGCGATGTTGTCCGCGCTCGACGCGTACGTCGTCACCGACCCCGGACTAGGCGTCGGCAGCGCCGGCGCCGCCAGCGCGGCGGGCTGTGAGGGCTCTAGAGAGAGCGCGTCGCGCAGGGCCTGCCGCGCAGTGTGGATGTCCGTCTGCAGCCGGCGCTCCCACTGCCCTTTGGGAGCGGCCGCCTTCGTGACGCCACCACCGACACCCCCGGCGCCGGCGCCCTCCGAGCCGCCGTCGTTCCCTCCGGCGTCCTGCATCTTCTTGAGCTTCTTCTTGAGGTGGGTGTTCCAGTAGTTCTTGATGTCGTTGTCCGTCCTCTCGGGCAAGTAGGACGCTATCGCCGCCCAACTGCGCATGGCGTCAACCGCAAGCTCATATCAGCAATTCTGTAGTTGACGTCCACGGAAGAAACAAACAAACAACAAGACGGAAATTAAGAAAAGATGAGACGGAAGCTATCATCACCGGTTGCCGAGGAGCGCCTGGAGGTGGACGATGAGCTTCTCTTCCTGGTCGGTGAAGTTGCCGCGCTTGATCCCCGGCCGGAGGTAGTTGGTCCACCGAAGCCGGCAGCTCTTGCTGCACCGCATCAGCCCTGCAGAACACCCAAAATCAACAAAGCTTGTTAATTCCAATTATTCCAATTCCAGTTCACCTGCACACAAGATCGAGTCCCGAACTCCCGATCCATGAACGATCGTTGCCCGTGCGTACCGGTGTTTGTCGGCACGGCGCGCCAGTTCCCG
This genomic window contains:
- the LOC109731887 gene encoding myb-related protein 306, translating into MGRPPCCDKVGVKKGPWTPEEDLMLVSYIQEHGPGNWRAVPTNTGLMRCSKSCRLRWTNYLRPGIKRGNFTDQEEKLIVHLQALLGNRWAAIASYLPERTDNDIKNYWNTHLKKKLKKMQDAGGNDGGSEGAGAGGVGGGVTKAAAPKGQWERRLQTDIHTARQALRDALSLEPSQPAALAAPALPTPSPGSVTTYASSADNIARLLEGWMRPGSSSKGPEASGSTSSTTATTRQQPQCSWDGAASASASHSGGAAGAAAAQTPEGSTETSKLAGAGAGGAPPAFSMLENWLLDDGMGHGEAGLMDDVVPLGDPSEFF